The following proteins are co-located in the Candidatus Palauibacter scopulicola genome:
- the msrB gene encoding peptide-methionine (R)-S-oxide reductase MsrB, with protein MGKVDRKAKQEWREKLPEPAYKVLFEEATERAGTSPLNDEQRPGTFACAACGEALFTTDMKYDSGTGWPSFFETLPDVLETKRDFKLILPRTEYHCARCGGHQGHVFNDGPEPTGKRFCNNGVALRFIPDEADEADED; from the coding sequence ATGGGGAAGGTAGACCGGAAGGCGAAGCAGGAGTGGCGGGAGAAGCTCCCCGAGCCGGCCTACAAGGTGCTGTTCGAGGAAGCGACCGAACGCGCGGGGACGAGTCCGCTCAACGATGAGCAGCGTCCCGGGACGTTCGCGTGCGCGGCGTGCGGGGAGGCGCTGTTCACCACCGACATGAAGTACGACAGCGGCACGGGGTGGCCGAGCTTCTTCGAGACGCTTCCCGACGTCCTCGAGACGAAACGCGACTTCAAGCTCATCCTGCCGCGGACCGAATACCACTGCGCCCGCTGCGGCGGACACCAAGGTCACGTCTTCAACGACGGGCCCGAGCCCACGGGCAAGCGCTTCTGCAACAACGGCGTGGCCCTCCGGTTTATCCCTGACGAGGCTGACGAGGCTGACGAGGACTGA
- a CDS encoding multicopper oxidase family protein gives MRALIRGAGVVAGVLALLATPTGAAGQLPGSSGACEARAAETRAAGAAGALTDTPTGRVAADLHCISLFSTARGGDAQGFVELGRVPSPFGVTVTPSGHHVRALTAHIEGLPPPSSLGPYTVYMAWATPLELAPVVPLGPVGNGEHALGRVAFNKFLVMVSAEASADVATREGPLVLRGRSPSALMEAHDLLALAPSATRRVADRAPSRWDAPPAYPGIAMLPGVMDLEPRARPASLESAADVPPWETLPEAAARRVVDLPDGGTLDLEATIVRREIEGRRLAMLAFNGQHPGPLIRVPEQSTIFVNFTNRTPYPTAVHWHGIRLENAFDGVPGLTQDPVAPGESFQYRIFFRDAGIYWYHPHHREDVQQELGLYGNLLVDPADPDYYGPANREEVLMLDDILLDDDGLVDFGEESANYVLMGRFGNRPLVNGEPSYELEVDRGEVVRFHLTNASNTRTFNLSFVDTERGGLPDPDQRVANPDVDDPHRLPMKVIASDVGRFEREERVRSVVLAPAERYVVDVRFDRPGTHALVNHVQGINHRQGVFRAELRTLGTVTVAPRAAAHDHGPSFETLREHADVIADIDRYRPRFDDDPDHELVMTLETEDLPLPIERSMAYDWVYFNPVEWTGTMPRMNWATTGREIRWVLRETATGRENEEIEWNFAVGDVVKIRVVNDRGAFHAMQHPLHIHGQRFLVLSQNGVPNPNLVWKDTVLLPAASTTDILLELSNPGRWMIHCHIAEHLEAGMKMTMNVADAPP, from the coding sequence GTGCGTGCGCTGATCCGGGGGGCCGGGGTCGTGGCCGGGGTCCTCGCCCTGTTGGCGACCCCGACCGGAGCGGCAGGCCAGCTTCCGGGCTCCAGCGGCGCCTGTGAAGCGCGGGCCGCGGAGACGCGCGCGGCCGGGGCGGCGGGCGCGCTCACGGACACGCCGACGGGCCGGGTGGCCGCCGACCTCCATTGCATCAGTCTCTTCTCGACCGCGCGGGGCGGCGACGCGCAGGGATTCGTTGAACTCGGGCGGGTGCCGTCGCCGTTCGGCGTGACGGTGACGCCGTCCGGCCACCATGTCCGCGCGTTGACCGCGCACATCGAGGGCCTCCCGCCGCCCTCCAGCCTGGGGCCGTACACGGTCTACATGGCGTGGGCGACGCCGCTCGAACTGGCTCCGGTCGTGCCGCTGGGGCCGGTCGGGAACGGCGAGCACGCGCTGGGGCGCGTCGCGTTCAACAAGTTCCTCGTGATGGTCAGCGCGGAGGCGTCGGCCGACGTCGCGACGCGCGAGGGGCCGCTCGTGCTGCGCGGGCGCTCGCCGTCCGCGCTCATGGAGGCGCACGACCTCCTGGCCCTGGCGCCGTCGGCGACGCGGCGGGTGGCCGACCGGGCCCCGAGTCGCTGGGACGCACCGCCCGCGTACCCCGGCATCGCCATGCTGCCCGGCGTGATGGACCTCGAACCGCGCGCCCGCCCCGCGAGCCTCGAGAGCGCGGCCGACGTACCCCCGTGGGAGACGCTCCCCGAGGCAGCCGCGCGCCGGGTCGTCGACCTCCCCGACGGCGGCACGCTCGACCTCGAGGCGACCATCGTCCGCCGCGAAATCGAAGGCCGCCGCCTCGCGATGCTCGCCTTCAACGGCCAGCACCCCGGGCCACTCATCCGCGTCCCCGAGCAGTCCACCATCTTCGTGAACTTCACGAACCGGACCCCGTATCCGACGGCGGTGCACTGGCACGGCATCCGGCTCGAAAACGCGTTCGACGGCGTCCCCGGCCTCACCCAGGATCCCGTCGCCCCCGGGGAGTCCTTCCAGTACCGGATCTTCTTCCGGGACGCGGGCATCTACTGGTACCACCCGCACCACCGTGAGGACGTCCAGCAGGAACTGGGCCTGTACGGGAACCTCCTCGTCGACCCCGCCGACCCGGACTACTACGGGCCCGCGAACCGCGAGGAAGTCCTCATGCTCGACGACATCCTCCTCGACGACGACGGACTCGTGGACTTCGGGGAGGAATCGGCGAACTACGTGCTCATGGGCCGGTTCGGGAACCGTCCTTTGGTGAACGGGGAGCCGAGCTACGAACTGGAAGTCGACCGGGGCGAGGTCGTCCGCTTCCACCTCACGAACGCCTCGAACACGCGCACCTTCAACCTCTCCTTCGTGGACACGGAACGCGGCGGACTTCCCGATCCCGACCAGCGCGTCGCGAACCCCGATGTCGATGATCCCCATCGTCTTCCGATGAAGGTCATCGCCTCCGACGTGGGCCGCTTCGAGCGCGAGGAACGGGTCCGAAGCGTGGTCCTGGCTCCCGCGGAGCGCTACGTGGTCGACGTGCGCTTCGACCGTCCGGGAACGCACGCGCTCGTCAACCACGTACAGGGGATCAACCACCGGCAGGGCGTCTTCCGGGCCGAACTTCGGACTCTGGGGACCGTCACCGTGGCGCCACGGGCCGCGGCCCACGACCACGGGCCCTCCTTCGAGACCCTGCGCGAACATGCGGACGTCATCGCGGACATCGACCGCTATCGGCCGCGCTTCGACGACGATCCCGATCACGAACTCGTAATGACGCTCGAGACCGAGGATCTCCCGCTCCCCATCGAACGCTCGATGGCCTACGACTGGGTCTACTTCAACCCGGTGGAATGGACCGGGACGATGCCCCGCATGAACTGGGCCACGACCGGCCGCGAGATCCGCTGGGTTCTGAGGGAGACGGCCACCGGGCGGGAGAACGAGGAGATCGAGTGGAACTTCGCCGTCGGGGATGTGGTGAAGATCCGCGTCGTCAACGACCGCGGCGCCTTTCACGCCATGCAGCACCCACTGCACATCCACGGCCAGCGCTTCCTTGTCTTGTCGCAGAACGGGGTGCCGAACCCGAACCTGGTGTGGAAGGACACGGTCCTGTTGCCCGCCGCATCGACGACGGACATCCTGCTGGAACTGTCGAACCCCGGCCGCTGGATGATCCACTGCCACATCGCGGAACACCTCGAAGCCGGCATGAAGATGACGATGAACGTCGCCGACGCCCCGCCGTGA
- a CDS encoding CopG family transcriptional regulator, with the protein MKTAIYLPDDLFAAADSLAKRMGISRSELYATAVAEYVAKHCSEDITASLNAVYADRSGEVDPAHRRAQARSIAEEW; encoded by the coding sequence ATGAAGACAGCGATTTACCTGCCTGACGATCTATTCGCCGCAGCCGACTCGCTCGCGAAACGGATGGGTATCTCGCGAAGCGAACTCTACGCGACGGCGGTGGCCGAGTATGTGGCGAAGCACTGCAGCGAGGACATCACTGCGAGCCTGAACGCCGTCTACGCAGACCGTTCCGGTGAAGTCGACCCTGCTCACCGTCGCGCGCAGGCCCGCTCGATCGCCGAAGAGTGGTAG
- a CDS encoding ATP-binding protein: MTPRSSSYLADLVRRCCALAHETEWVEFKRNYSRPEAVGEYISALANSAALHGEPFGYVFWGVRNSTHDLVGTDFVPGSTKKGNELIEPWLARSLEPQVDFRFEEVEVDGARIVLLRVPRATSRPVAFKRTEFIRLGSPTRRLRDHPAKETELWRLFLDSVFEDGVSAEHLDGPDVLQALDYPAYFQLLEVPPADGREAILQALTHDRLIRPSQAGGYDITNLGAILFARRLADFPELKRKAVRLIHYRGSGRMDVEREQEGGKGYATGFGGLVSHIRAWTPSNEELGPAFRREVPMFPPIAIRELVANALIHQDFSMTGAGPMIEIFDRRLEISNPGEPLMDTSRLLDTQPHSRNERLASLMRRLNICEERGSGIDKVVHAVESYALPAPVFERPPGFTRAILFAHKPLREMDRQERLHACYMHACLRYVTQQPMTNSSLRARFGIADRNASMASRILADAVNKGLIAVADPETGPRARRYLPFWAGS; encoded by the coding sequence GTGACGCCTCGCTCATCCTCGTACCTCGCGGACTTGGTGCGCCGGTGCTGCGCCCTTGCCCACGAGACGGAGTGGGTGGAATTCAAGCGGAACTACAGCCGTCCCGAAGCCGTCGGCGAGTACATCTCGGCTCTGGCCAACTCGGCGGCGCTTCACGGCGAACCATTCGGCTACGTGTTCTGGGGTGTGAGAAACAGCACCCACGATCTGGTGGGAACCGACTTCGTTCCCGGTTCAACGAAGAAGGGGAACGAGCTCATCGAGCCTTGGCTGGCACGGTCGCTGGAACCGCAGGTGGATTTCCGCTTCGAGGAAGTCGAGGTGGATGGAGCGCGGATTGTCCTGCTTCGGGTTCCCCGCGCGACGAGTCGCCCCGTAGCCTTCAAGCGCACCGAGTTCATTCGCCTCGGCAGCCCGACGCGGAGGCTGCGCGACCACCCGGCGAAAGAGACGGAGCTCTGGCGCCTCTTCCTGGATTCCGTCTTCGAGGACGGCGTTTCCGCGGAGCACCTTGATGGGCCGGATGTCCTCCAAGCGCTGGATTATCCGGCGTACTTTCAATTGCTTGAAGTCCCGCCGGCTGATGGGCGCGAAGCCATCCTCCAAGCGCTGACCCACGACCGGCTCATCAGGCCAAGCCAAGCCGGCGGCTACGATATCACCAACCTGGGCGCCATTCTGTTTGCCCGCCGACTCGCGGACTTCCCCGAACTCAAGCGGAAAGCCGTCCGCCTGATTCACTACCGCGGCTCCGGGCGCATGGACGTGGAGCGGGAGCAGGAAGGGGGCAAGGGGTACGCGACCGGTTTCGGGGGACTCGTAAGCCACATCCGCGCCTGGACGCCATCGAACGAGGAGTTGGGACCGGCGTTCCGCCGCGAGGTGCCGATGTTCCCGCCGATTGCGATCCGGGAACTCGTAGCTAACGCCCTCATCCACCAGGACTTCTCGATGACCGGCGCCGGGCCGATGATCGAGATCTTCGACCGCCGCCTCGAGATCAGCAATCCCGGTGAGCCGCTGATGGACACGAGTCGCCTCCTCGACACGCAGCCCCACTCCCGTAACGAGAGGCTCGCGTCGCTCATGCGCCGCCTGAACATCTGCGAGGAGCGAGGTTCCGGCATCGACAAGGTCGTTCACGCCGTGGAGAGCTACGCGCTGCCGGCCCCTGTGTTCGAGAGACCGCCAGGATTCACGCGTGCCATCCTGTTCGCTCACAAACCGCTGCGCGAGATGGACCGCCAGGAGCGGCTTCACGCGTGCTACATGCATGCATGCCTTCGTTACGTGACCCAGCAGCCCATGACGAACTCCTCCCTCCGGGCACGTTTCGGGATTGCCGACAGGAATGCCTCGATGGCATCCCGCATCCTCGCCGATGCGGTGAACAAGGGGCTAATCGCGGTGGCGGATCCCGAGACGGGTCCCCGGGCACGGCGGTATCTGCCGTTCTGGGCAGGGTCCTGA
- a CDS encoding amidohydrolase family protein produces MTAARLRRTPLLVLVATILCLAVGVPSAARAQEAMEDFIAVQAPTVALTNVKVIDGTGGPAREGQTIVIRDGRIADVGPADEVAGRIRNAQVLDLSGHTVIPGLIGLHNHSYYTGGNGRAAQLSFSGSRLYLASGVTTIRTTGARAPYEEINLKRAIDEGRTIGPNMFTTGPYLTGQEGSQSMAQLEGPEQARRLVRYWAEEGVPWFKAYTWISREELGAAIDEAHRHGVKVTAHLCSVGYREAVALGIDNLEHGLLANSEYFPGKEPDDCPSGFRNGYGDLDVDSEEVQETFRMMIENDVAMTSTLAVYEISVPGRGPIDERVYDILAPEIAAEVREIADLRRNATLDSGIGIHPDVYQKALEYEYAFVQAGGTLAAGVDPTGYGAAPPGYGDQKNYELLLEAGFTPAEVVRIMTANGARVLGIDDETGTIEVGKVADLVVLEGDPEADGHIRETRIVFKGGVGWDAPKLIESVRGIVGIR; encoded by the coding sequence ATGACTGCCGCCCGTCTCCGCCGCACTCCGCTCCTCGTGCTCGTCGCGACCATCCTGTGCCTCGCGGTCGGCGTACCCTCCGCTGCGCGAGCGCAGGAAGCGATGGAGGACTTCATCGCGGTGCAGGCGCCCACCGTGGCGCTCACGAACGTGAAGGTCATCGACGGCACCGGCGGCCCGGCGCGCGAGGGGCAGACCATCGTCATCCGGGACGGCCGCATCGCCGACGTCGGCCCCGCTGACGAGGTGGCGGGCCGGATCCGGAACGCGCAGGTGCTCGACCTCTCCGGGCACACCGTCATCCCCGGTCTCATCGGGCTTCACAACCACAGCTACTACACGGGCGGGAACGGCCGCGCGGCGCAGCTCTCCTTCTCCGGGTCGCGGCTCTATCTCGCCTCCGGCGTGACGACGATCCGGACGACGGGGGCGCGCGCGCCGTACGAGGAGATCAACCTCAAGCGGGCCATCGACGAGGGGCGCACCATCGGCCCGAACATGTTCACGACCGGTCCCTACCTCACGGGGCAGGAGGGTTCGCAGTCCATGGCCCAGCTCGAGGGGCCGGAGCAGGCCCGACGTCTCGTCCGCTACTGGGCCGAGGAGGGCGTGCCCTGGTTCAAGGCCTACACCTGGATCAGCCGCGAGGAACTCGGCGCGGCGATCGACGAGGCGCACCGGCACGGCGTGAAGGTGACGGCCCACCTCTGCTCCGTCGGATACAGGGAGGCGGTGGCGCTCGGGATCGACAACCTGGAGCATGGCCTGCTCGCGAACAGCGAGTACTTCCCCGGCAAGGAGCCGGACGACTGTCCGTCGGGGTTCCGGAACGGCTACGGCGACCTCGATGTGGATTCCGAGGAGGTGCAGGAGACGTTCCGCATGATGATCGAGAACGACGTCGCGATGACCTCCACGCTGGCCGTGTACGAAATCTCCGTGCCTGGCCGGGGTCCGATCGACGAGCGCGTCTACGACATCCTAGCCCCGGAAATCGCCGCGGAAGTGAGGGAAATCGCGGACCTGCGGCGGAACGCGACCCTCGATTCCGGGATCGGCATCCACCCCGACGTCTACCAAAAGGCGCTCGAGTACGAATACGCCTTCGTGCAGGCCGGGGGCACGCTCGCGGCCGGGGTCGATCCGACGGGGTACGGCGCGGCGCCTCCGGGCTACGGCGACCAGAAGAACTACGAACTGCTGCTCGAGGCCGGCTTCACGCCCGCCGAAGTCGTGCGGATCATGACCGCGAACGGTGCCAGAGTGCTGGGAATCGACGACGAGACGGGAACGATCGAGGTCGGCAAGGTCGCGGATCTGGTCGTGCTGGAGGGCGACCCCGAGGCGGACGGCCACATCCGCGAGACCCGCATCGTCTTCAAGGGCGGCGTGGGCTGGGACGCGCCCAAACTCATCGAGTCCGTCCGCGGCATCGTCGGCATCCGCTGA
- a CDS encoding SDR family oxidoreductase has translation MPDRPLRDRVAVVAGATRGAGRGIARMLGEAGATVYCTGRSVRGHPATPGRPETLEETAEMVTAEGGRGIAVRTDHTVEPEVERLFARVRDEAGRLDVLVNDIWGGDALTEWGKPFWELSVAQGAQLLERAVHTHIITSRHGAPLMVERNAGLIVEVTDGDTFGYRGNLIYDLAKNAVVRLAYAMAADLRPHGVTALAITPGFLRSEAVLDHFGVTEVNWRDAVEKDEYFAESETPCYVGRAIAALAADPNVASKAGGLFSSWTLAKEYGFTDIDGRQPDWGTFFLKKVGETLERDASPDEMDVFVIRSRLYQAELDPSASDEADRLRAWLARHE, from the coding sequence ATGCCGGACCGTCCGCTGAGAGACCGGGTGGCCGTCGTCGCCGGCGCGACGCGCGGCGCCGGGCGCGGCATCGCCCGCATGCTCGGCGAGGCGGGCGCCACCGTCTACTGCACCGGCCGCAGCGTCCGGGGCCATCCCGCCACGCCGGGACGCCCCGAGACGCTGGAGGAGACGGCGGAAATGGTGACGGCGGAGGGCGGCCGGGGGATCGCCGTCCGCACCGACCACACGGTCGAACCCGAGGTCGAGCGGCTCTTCGCCCGCGTCCGCGACGAGGCGGGCCGCCTCGACGTCCTCGTGAACGACATCTGGGGCGGCGACGCGCTGACCGAGTGGGGGAAGCCCTTCTGGGAACTCTCCGTCGCGCAGGGAGCGCAACTGCTGGAGCGCGCCGTCCACACCCACATCATCACGAGCCGGCACGGCGCCCCGCTGATGGTCGAGCGCAACGCCGGCCTCATCGTCGAAGTCACCGACGGCGACACGTTCGGCTACCGCGGCAACCTCATCTACGACCTGGCGAAGAACGCGGTCGTCCGGCTCGCCTACGCCATGGCCGCCGACCTCCGTCCGCACGGCGTCACCGCGCTCGCGATCACCCCCGGCTTCCTGCGCTCCGAGGCGGTGCTCGACCACTTCGGCGTCACCGAGGTGAACTGGCGCGACGCGGTCGAGAAAGACGAGTACTTCGCCGAGTCCGAGACGCCGTGCTACGTCGGCCGCGCGATCGCCGCCCTCGCGGCCGACCCGAACGTCGCGTCCAAGGCGGGCGGACTGTTCTCGAGCTGGACCCTGGCGAAAGAGTACGGCTTCACCGACATCGACGGCCGCCAGCCCGACTGGGGCACGTTCTTCCTGAAGAAGGTGGGAGAAACCCTCGAACGGGACGCGTCGCCAGACGAGATGGATGTTTTCGTCATCCGCAGCCGGCTCTACCAGGCGGAACTCGACCCGTCCGCCAGTGACGAGGCCGACCGCCTCCGCGCCTGGCTCGCCCGCCACGAGTAG
- a CDS encoding type II toxin-antitoxin system VapC family toxin has translation MLDCSVTMAWVFPDEATEETARLRDALRERRAFVPSLWPVEVANVLLVATRRGRIAETDWPRIWGNLEALPLTIDPASTSRIRGPVLEVAHAHGLSVYDAMYLELAVRMRLPLATLDRTLGDAARAAGLEVPTVS, from the coding sequence GTGCTCGACTGTTCCGTCACGATGGCCTGGGTGTTCCCGGACGAGGCGACGGAGGAGACCGCTCGGCTCCGCGATGCGTTGAGGGAGAGACGGGCGTTCGTTCCGTCCCTGTGGCCGGTCGAGGTCGCGAACGTGCTGCTCGTCGCTACGCGCCGGGGGCGGATCGCCGAAACCGACTGGCCGCGGATCTGGGGAAACCTGGAAGCGCTGCCGCTCACGATCGATCCCGCTTCCACATCCCGCATCCGTGGACCAGTGCTCGAAGTCGCCCACGCGCACGGGCTCTCCGTCTACGATGCCATGTACCTGGAACTGGCCGTCCGGATGCGATTGCCGCTTGCCACGCTGGATCGGACGCTCGGGGACGCGGCACGAGCGGCGGGACTCGAGGTGCCGACCGTCTCGTAG
- a CDS encoding type II toxin-antitoxin system prevent-host-death family antitoxin encodes MNMPDIGAFEAKTHLPRLLRRVQTGERFVITRHGRPVAELIPFRTTDPDKVQAAIDDLKAFQETHSLGGLSVRDMIEEGRRR; translated from the coding sequence ATGAACATGCCGGACATCGGCGCCTTTGAAGCCAAGACGCACCTGCCCCGCCTCCTGCGGCGCGTGCAGACGGGGGAGCGCTTCGTCATCACGAGGCACGGCCGTCCGGTTGCGGAGTTGATCCCCTTCCGTACGACCGACCCCGACAAGGTTCAGGCCGCGATCGACGACCTGAAGGCGTTCCAGGAGACGCACAGTCTCGGCGGGCTCTCCGTTCGGGACATGATCGAGGAGGGTCGCCGGCGTTGA